AGAGATCGTCCAGAGCAGCCGTGTCGGCCGGCCAGGGCGCCTTCTCGCGATTGGTGTCGAAGCTCTCGTTGGTGTTGAAGTTGAGCTTGTCGATGCCGGCGCTCAGTAGCCCCAGGCCATAATTTAGTCGCTCGGCCACGCGCTGGGCATAGCGACGGTAGATGGCGAAGCCCGGTTCGAGGTTGCCCTGCTTGAGGTAATCGTCGAAGCGGGTGCGGGACGCATCGAATTCGCGAATGTCGGCGGCATTGAAATACAGCCGCGCGGGATCAAGCATCTTCAGATAGCTGTCGTAGATCTTGATCGACTGGGCATCGTTGAGCGGTGGCTTGCTGTAATGATGGCGCTTGAGCAGCTCGACGATGTTGAGGCTGGCGATGACCTGGTCGCGGTCGGGTTGCAGCTTGTCGACGCTAACCGGTGAGTTGGACTTGGCGTAGAGGGGCGTTGCGACGACGCCAAGCATTACAACGAGGGCGGTACGGGACAAGAGCTGCTTCATGTGTATTCGACTAATGCACGGAAAGGAATAGGCTATAGGCCGTCCCGGGCCCGGGCGGTTCCGCGGCCGAGGGAAGTATGACGGGCGCTGACGAAAGTCGTCTGGAGGCGGTCTGAGGGTGGGAGCGACAAGTAGACGCGGCTGTGACAGCCCTCCGTCTTCGGGTCCGCTCGACTCCCGCAGAACCCGCCGGCGCAGGCGCTTTTCGTCAAAGCCTGAGCCACTATGGAGGCACCGTGAACGCATTGCAAGGTATCGAAGGGCAACTGGAATGGCAGTCATTGAGCGCTCGCGCTCTGGCGCCAGGGGAAATCCGCATCCGCGTAGCGGCTGCCGGTCTCAACCGCGCCGATCTGCTGCAATTGGCGGGAAATTACCCGCCGCCGCCCGGTGCGCCGGCTACCCTGGGCCTGGAGTGTTCGGGCGTGGTCAGCGAGACCACCGCGGATTCGCGCTGGCAGGTGGGTGATAGGGTCTGCGCGCTGCTGGCGGGAGGCGGTATGGCCAGCGAGGTCGTGGTGGACGGTCGCCAGGCCGCCGCCGTACCCGAGGGCGTGTCGCTGATCGAAGCCGCCGCGCTACCCGAGGTCTGGGCGACCGCCTGGAGCAATCTCTTCGATCTGGCCGCCTTGCAGCCGGGCGAGAAAGTCTTGCTGCACGCCGGAGCCAGTGGGGTCGGCTCGGCGGCCATCCAGCTGTGCAAGGCCTTCGGCAATCCCTGCTGGGTCAGCGTGGGTTCCCAGGAGCGTCTGGCCCACTGCGAGCGCCTGGGCGCCGAAGGCGGGGTGCTGCGCAAGACCGATCTGGAAGGCCTGCGGGACTTCGCCCCCTTCGACGTGATCCTCGATCCGGTCGGCGCGGGTTATGCACCGCTCAATCTGGACCTGCTGGGCCGGGATGGTCGCTGGGTGCTGATCGGACTCATGGGCGGGCGCGAAGCCGAACTGGATCTGGCCAAGATCCTCGGCAAGCGCATCCGCCTGATCGGCTCGACGCTGCGCAACAGGTCCGTCGAGTTCAAGGCCAAGACCATGCTGGCGCTGGAGGAAAAGGTTTGGCCGCTGTTCGCCAAGGGGCAGCTGAGCGTCAACCTGGAGCGCCGCTTTTCCGCCCAGAACGCCGAGGCCGCCTTCGCCGCTCTCGAAAGCAACGAAGTGAACGGTAAGGTGGTGTTGGTGCTGGATGAAGGGCTGGAGTAACTTTTAGATGTTGATATCGCGGCCATGGGCCGCTCCTACAAAGTGAATCAAGACCTGTAGGAGCGGCCCA
The window above is part of the Pseudomonas oryzihabitans genome. Proteins encoded here:
- a CDS encoding NAD(P)H-quinone oxidoreductase, which produces MNALQGIEGQLEWQSLSARALAPGEIRIRVAAAGLNRADLLQLAGNYPPPPGAPATLGLECSGVVSETTADSRWQVGDRVCALLAGGGMASEVVVDGRQAAAVPEGVSLIEAAALPEVWATAWSNLFDLAALQPGEKVLLHAGASGVGSAAIQLCKAFGNPCWVSVGSQERLAHCERLGAEGGVLRKTDLEGLRDFAPFDVILDPVGAGYAPLNLDLLGRDGRWVLIGLMGGREAELDLAKILGKRIRLIGSTLRNRSVEFKAKTMLALEEKVWPLFAKGQLSVNLERRFSAQNAEAAFAALESNEVNGKVVLVLDEGLE